A stretch of the Halomonas sp. CH40 genome encodes the following:
- the folC gene encoding bifunctional tetrahydrofolate synthase/dihydrofolate synthase, producing the protein MAKSLAVWLDYLEQLHPVGIDMGLERVADVARRMQLLDRPIAPRVVTVAGTNGKGSTLAMMAAVAAAHDMRVGTYTSPHLVRYNERVTLLGNEASDEQLVAGFEQVEAARCRSPEISLTYFEAGTLCALWCLAQARLDIVFLEVGLGGRLDAVNIIDADVAIVTTIALDHANFLGTDLAQIGREKAGIFRSGRPAVLGSQCLPDSVADTARKLGAPLYELGSTFERSSVESELWQWQGQNPEGQRLTLDNLPDPGLPLDNAATALQALTLAGCDLNAETTRQALGNVVLSGRMQWIGQWCLDVGHNPHAAAYLAKRLGAQANGRLWCVIGMLDDKDIEGVVAHLIPVVTDWICVGLSGPRGRSAQSLAVEIERQGGVVHGYAATPVLGAEGLKGKLMPEDRVLATGSFFTVGELLATDLPQATCANPV; encoded by the coding sequence ATGGCTAAGTCGCTTGCCGTATGGCTCGACTACCTTGAGCAACTTCACCCCGTAGGCATTGATATGGGGTTGGAGAGGGTAGCGGATGTCGCCCGGCGTATGCAGCTGCTCGACCGTCCGATTGCCCCCAGAGTGGTCACCGTCGCCGGTACCAACGGTAAGGGGTCAACGCTTGCCATGATGGCAGCCGTCGCCGCCGCTCATGACATGCGGGTGGGCACTTATACCTCACCTCACCTGGTGCGCTACAACGAAAGGGTGACGCTGCTGGGTAACGAAGCCAGCGATGAGCAGCTGGTGGCCGGTTTTGAACAGGTTGAAGCGGCGCGTTGCCGCTCGCCTGAAATCAGCCTGACGTATTTTGAAGCCGGTACCCTGTGTGCGCTCTGGTGTCTGGCCCAGGCCAGGCTGGATATCGTCTTTCTCGAAGTCGGGCTGGGTGGGCGCCTGGATGCGGTCAATATCATTGATGCCGATGTCGCCATCGTCACCACCATTGCCCTGGATCACGCCAACTTTCTGGGAACTGATCTCGCCCAGATAGGGCGCGAAAAGGCGGGTATCTTCCGTTCTGGCCGACCGGCAGTATTGGGGAGTCAGTGCCTGCCGGATAGCGTGGCAGATACCGCCCGTAAGTTGGGTGCCCCTCTGTACGAATTGGGTTCCACCTTTGAGCGTTCGTCGGTTGAAAGCGAACTCTGGCAGTGGCAGGGCCAGAACCCTGAGGGCCAGCGGTTAACCTTGGATAACTTGCCTGACCCTGGATTACCGCTGGATAACGCCGCCACGGCGCTACAGGCGCTGACGCTGGCAGGCTGTGATCTCAACGCTGAGACAACCCGGCAAGCGCTGGGCAATGTTGTGCTTTCCGGGCGGATGCAATGGATAGGCCAATGGTGCCTGGACGTCGGGCACAATCCGCATGCGGCAGCCTACCTGGCAAAACGCCTTGGGGCGCAGGCAAACGGCAGGCTCTGGTGTGTGATTGGCATGCTGGATGACAAGGATATCGAAGGCGTTGTGGCGCATTTAATCCCTGTGGTGACCGACTGGATCTGTGTTGGCTTGTCGGGGCCAAGAGGGCGTTCGGCACAATCACTGGCAGTAGAAATTGAACGCCAGGGCGGTGTTGTGCATGGGTATGCTGCAACGCCAGTACTTGGGGCTGAAGGGTTGAAAGGCAAGCTGATGCCCGAAGATCGCGTGCTTGCCACTGGCTCGTTTTTTACCGTAGGGGAACTGTTGGCAACTGATCTGCCACAGGCGACGTGCGCTAACCCGGTGTAA
- a CDS encoding SPOR domain-containing protein — MKYGKTERISGAVILVALAIILLPWLMSEPEPRADRQQPSFTIERPIDVPRREVVAPEQPESIQLANEPAPISSGAVATAVTASNPESVNAALPSSSEDAGETSGNDAMPAANSEGEWGVQIGSFGNAENVERLKTELEEQGFSVFTRERNEELTAVLVGPFETSAQGERAMALVKERVNYQGLLVRVRD, encoded by the coding sequence ATGAAATACGGCAAAACAGAACGCATCAGCGGTGCGGTCATTCTAGTGGCTCTGGCCATTATTCTGCTGCCCTGGTTAATGAGCGAGCCTGAACCCAGGGCAGATCGCCAACAGCCTTCTTTCACCATAGAGCGCCCGATCGATGTGCCGCGCCGTGAAGTGGTGGCCCCTGAGCAGCCAGAAAGTATCCAGCTGGCCAATGAGCCAGCGCCCATTTCATCAGGTGCTGTGGCAACGGCAGTCACAGCCTCAAACCCCGAGTCTGTGAACGCTGCATTGCCCAGCAGTTCAGAAGACGCTGGTGAAACCAGTGGTAACGATGCCATGCCCGCAGCCAACTCTGAAGGCGAGTGGGGGGTGCAGATCGGTAGTTTTGGCAACGCTGAAAACGTTGAGCGTTTGAAAACCGAGCTAGAAGAGCAGGGGTTCAGCGTTTTTACCCGTGAACGCAACGAAGAGCTGACGGCGGTTCTGGTCGGCCCTTTTGAAACTTCCGCACAAGGTGAGCGTGCCATGGCCCTGGTAAAAGAGCGGGTCAATTATCAGGGCCTGCTGGTGCGGGTGAGAGACTAA
- a CDS encoding CvpA family protein — protein sequence MALTWIDALFLAVLALSTLAGFARGLIREALGLAAWVVALLVARVLAEPVADLLAEFIDNADARLVLAFVLVIFAVILLCGIVIRLVHAAIVWVGMGFLNRLAGAAFGAARGAAILVVVTVMITLTPLVELEAWQEATLRPTFEQLRAWALSQLDQWEGRLPQAPDSLKDIPLPQLPQSNAG from the coding sequence ATGGCGTTAACCTGGATTGATGCGTTGTTTTTGGCCGTGCTGGCACTTTCCACGCTGGCGGGTTTTGCACGCGGCCTGATACGCGAAGCCCTGGGCCTGGCGGCCTGGGTCGTTGCCCTTCTGGTTGCACGGGTATTGGCGGAGCCGGTAGCGGATCTGCTGGCAGAGTTTATCGACAACGCCGATGCGCGTTTGGTGCTGGCCTTTGTGCTGGTGATTTTTGCAGTAATTTTGCTGTGTGGTATTGTCATCCGCCTTGTGCATGCCGCCATTGTCTGGGTCGGCATGGGGTTCTTGAATCGGCTGGCAGGCGCGGCCTTCGGTGCTGCCCGTGGCGCGGCGATTCTGGTGGTGGTGACGGTGATGATTACCCTGACCCCACTGGTCGAACTTGAGGCCTGGCAGGAAGCCACCTTGAGGCCGACATTTGAGCAGCTGCGCGCGTGGGCATTGAGTCAGCTCGACCAGTGGGAAGGCCGTTTGCCACAGGCGCCAGATTCATTAAAGGATATTCCTTTGCCGCAGTTGCCGCAGAGCAATGCTGGATAA
- the purF gene encoding amidophosphoribosyltransferase: MCGIVGLLAKQTVNQAIYDALTVLQHRGQDAAGMMTWSEGRFLLRKSNGLVRDVFHTRHMARLKGNLGIGHVRYPTAGSSSEAESQPFYVNSPYGIALAHNGNLTNSDQLKQELVSTDLRHINTSSDSEVLLNVFAHELGKQGLHLEAEDIFDSVRRVHRRCKGGYAAVAIINGFGMVAFRDPFGIRPVVFGTRQVEGQQEVMIASESVALDVGGFELVRDLAPGEAIFVDMQGKIHTQVCADRPVLRSCIFEHVYLARPDSILDGAYVYGTRMQMGRKLGDRVLSEWPDHDIDVVIPIPDTSRTSALEMAQHLGVTYREGFMKNRYIGRTFIMPGQTQRKKSVRQKLNAIDVEFKDKNVLLVDDSIVRGTTCKQIIQMARDAGARNVYFASAAPPVRYPNVYGIDMPAASELIAHGRTEQEVGELIGADRMFYQDLEDLKEACREVNPDFDGFDCSVFDGNYVTGDIDSAYLQALEESRSDSAKDHSAGDHALVDMHNQDDDLDD; the protein is encoded by the coding sequence ATGTGCGGTATAGTGGGCCTTCTGGCCAAGCAAACGGTGAATCAGGCGATTTATGATGCCTTGACCGTACTTCAGCACCGAGGCCAGGACGCTGCGGGCATGATGACCTGGAGCGAAGGACGCTTTCTACTGCGCAAGAGCAACGGCTTGGTGCGCGATGTGTTCCATACCCGCCATATGGCTCGCCTGAAAGGTAACCTGGGCATTGGCCACGTTCGCTACCCGACGGCTGGCTCGTCCAGTGAGGCAGAATCACAGCCTTTCTATGTGAACTCGCCTTACGGCATTGCCTTGGCGCACAATGGTAACCTGACTAATTCAGACCAGCTGAAACAGGAGCTGGTCTCGACTGATCTGCGTCATATCAATACCAGTTCTGATTCAGAAGTACTGCTCAACGTGTTTGCCCACGAACTGGGCAAACAGGGGCTGCATCTGGAAGCGGAAGATATCTTTGACTCAGTGCGTCGCGTGCATCGTCGCTGCAAGGGCGGCTATGCGGCAGTCGCCATCATCAATGGCTTTGGCATGGTGGCCTTTCGCGATCCCTTTGGCATTCGTCCGGTGGTGTTTGGCACCCGTCAGGTAGAGGGCCAGCAGGAAGTGATGATTGCCTCTGAATCCGTGGCGCTTGACGTGGGTGGCTTTGAACTGGTGCGGGATCTGGCGCCTGGGGAAGCGATTTTTGTCGATATGCAGGGCAAGATTCACACCCAGGTATGTGCCGACCGCCCGGTCCTGCGTTCATGCATTTTTGAACACGTCTATCTGGCTCGTCCTGACTCGATCCTGGACGGTGCCTACGTCTATGGCACCCGTATGCAGATGGGCCGCAAGCTGGGCGACCGCGTGTTGAGCGAATGGCCTGATCACGATATCGATGTAGTGATCCCGATTCCCGATACGTCACGCACCTCGGCGCTGGAAATGGCTCAGCATCTGGGGGTGACCTACCGTGAAGGTTTCATGAAGAACCGCTATATTGGCCGCACCTTTATCATGCCCGGACAGACCCAGCGTAAGAAATCCGTGCGTCAGAAGCTGAACGCCATTGATGTGGAGTTCAAGGACAAGAATGTCCTGCTGGTGGATGACTCCATCGTGCGCGGTACGACCTGCAAGCAGATTATCCAGATGGCCCGGGATGCCGGGGCGCGCAACGTCTATTTTGCCTCGGCGGCACCGCCGGTACGCTACCCGAACGTGTACGGCATTGACATGCCTGCGGCGTCAGAGCTGATTGCTCACGGCCGCACTGAACAGGAAGTCGGGGAGTTGATCGGTGCCGACCGCATGTTCTATCAGGATCTTGAAGACCTGAAAGAAGCCTGCCGCGAGGTTAATCCGGATTTTGACGGTTTCGACTGCTCGGTGTTTGATGGCAACTACGTGACCGGCGATATCGATAGCGCCTACCTGCAAGCGCTTGAGGAAAGTCGCAGTGATTCCGCCAAGGATCATAGTGCCGGTGATCATGCCCTGGTGGATATGCATAACCAGGATGACGATCTGGATGACTGA
- a CDS encoding O-succinylhomoserine sulfhydrylase, translating to MSLDEASAEDMSLADMSLETLAVRAGHDRTAEQEHSEPIFPTSSFVYSSAAEAARKFSGEEAGNVYSRFTNPTVRTFEQRLAAMEGGERCVATSSGMSAILATAMALLNAGDEIVASRSLFGSTVSLFDKYLGKFGIVTRYVELSDLDAWEAAITPATKLLFAETPSNPLSEIADVPALAALAKRHGVLLAIDNCFLTPALQQPLALGADLIIHSATKYLDGQGRAVGGAVVGSHALLEEVFGVMRTCGPCMSPFNAWVFTKGLETLSLRMKAHCAQALSLARWLQQHPAVSRVYYSGLEDHPQHALARRQQKGFGAVLGFEVINGQQGAWQVIDATRMLSITGNLGDVKTTITHPATTTHGRLSEAQREAAGITPGLIRVAVGLEHLDDIQRDLVRGLDALAG from the coding sequence ATGTCGTTGGATGAGGCGTCGGCAGAGGATATGTCACTCGCAGACATGTCGCTTGAAACCCTGGCAGTGCGTGCTGGCCATGATCGCACGGCTGAGCAGGAGCATTCCGAGCCCATCTTTCCCACGTCAAGCTTTGTATACTCCAGTGCCGCTGAGGCGGCGCGCAAGTTCAGTGGGGAAGAAGCCGGTAACGTCTATTCACGTTTTACCAACCCGACGGTACGCACCTTTGAACAGCGCCTGGCGGCGATGGAAGGCGGCGAACGCTGCGTGGCGACCAGTTCCGGCATGTCGGCGATTCTTGCGACTGCCATGGCGTTATTGAACGCCGGGGATGAAATTGTTGCCTCGCGCTCGCTGTTTGGCTCAACGGTCAGCCTGTTCGATAAATATCTTGGCAAGTTCGGGATTGTCACCCGCTATGTGGAACTCTCAGACCTCGATGCCTGGGAGGCTGCCATCACCCCAGCGACCAAGCTGCTGTTTGCCGAGACGCCCTCCAATCCGCTGTCTGAAATTGCTGATGTGCCTGCCCTGGCGGCATTGGCCAAGCGGCATGGCGTCTTGCTGGCGATTGATAACTGCTTTCTGACACCAGCGTTACAGCAGCCTTTGGCGCTGGGAGCGGATCTGATCATCCACTCGGCCACCAAGTATCTTGATGGCCAGGGGCGTGCCGTCGGTGGTGCTGTGGTGGGTAGCCATGCGCTGTTGGAAGAGGTGTTCGGTGTGATGCGCACCTGCGGGCCTTGCATGAGCCCCTTTAATGCCTGGGTATTTACCAAGGGGCTGGAAACCCTGTCGCTGCGCATGAAAGCGCACTGCGCACAGGCGTTAAGCCTGGCCAGGTGGCTGCAACAGCATCCGGCCGTCAGCCGTGTTTACTACAGTGGCCTTGAGGATCATCCTCAACATGCACTGGCACGCCGACAGCAGAAGGGCTTTGGGGCCGTTTTGGGGTTTGAGGTCATCAATGGCCAGCAGGGCGCCTGGCAGGTGATTGATGCGACCCGAATGCTGTCGATTACCGGTAACCTCGGCGATGTCAAAACCACCATCACTCATCCTGCTACCACTACCCACGGTCGCCTTTCCGAGGCACAGCGGGAGGCCGCCGGCATTACCCCGGGGCTTATTCGCGTCGCAGTTGGGCTTGAGCACCTGGATGATATTCAACGTGATCTGGTGCGTGGACTGGATGCTTTGGCTGGGTAA
- a CDS encoding cytochrome b, which translates to MWKNSRTGWGLIAIFMHWVSAVVIIGLFILGWWMTGLGYYDPWYNQAPWIHRSLGVLLLGFIIFRILWRLVQPTPVAEGKRWENIAAHAGHLLLYVLLLTVFVSGYLMSTAKGSPIDVFGWFDLPATLHDLPNQASLAGDIHWYSALALIILASGHMLAALKHHWVDRHATLKRMLDPRYSLRDK; encoded by the coding sequence ATGTGGAAGAACAGTCGGACGGGCTGGGGACTTATCGCCATTTTTATGCACTGGGTGAGTGCTGTTGTGATTATTGGCCTTTTTATACTGGGCTGGTGGATGACGGGGCTGGGGTATTATGACCCATGGTATAATCAGGCACCCTGGATTCACCGTTCGTTGGGTGTTCTGCTATTAGGTTTTATTATATTCAGAATCCTTTGGCGACTTGTTCAACCAACGCCTGTTGCCGAGGGTAAACGCTGGGAAAACATTGCCGCTCATGCAGGCCATTTACTGCTTTACGTGCTGTTACTGACGGTATTTGTCAGCGGCTATCTAATGTCAACGGCGAAAGGCAGCCCGATTGATGTCTTTGGCTGGTTTGATCTTCCAGCCACTCTGCATGATTTACCCAACCAGGCCAGCCTGGCGGGAGATATTCACTGGTACAGCGCTCTGGCGCTGATCATTCTGGCCTCAGGCCATATGCTGGCCGCTCTCAAGCACCACTGGGTTGATCGTCACGCGACCTTGAAACGTATGCTCGACCCGCGTTATTCATTGCGCGATAAATAA
- a CDS encoding YceI family protein has protein sequence MMNKTAIAAAIAAVSLVPLSQAQADTYAVDIEGQHAFIQFKINHLGFSYILGSFENFDGEFFYDPEDLEASSIDMEVQVNSLNSNHAERDRHILSEDFLDASEYPTATFTSTGFEPTDENSGVLTGELTLRGETQSFEMPVTLMGEGEDPWGNYRAGFEGSTELTLADYGIDMSSFPEAMHTLELYVTFEGVRQ, from the coding sequence ATGATGAATAAAACCGCCATTGCTGCCGCTATTGCCGCTGTTAGTCTGGTACCGCTCAGTCAGGCCCAGGCCGATACTTATGCTGTCGATATTGAAGGTCAGCATGCGTTTATTCAGTTCAAGATCAATCATCTGGGTTTTTCATATATTCTGGGTAGCTTTGAAAACTTTGATGGCGAATTCTTTTATGATCCGGAAGACCTGGAAGCATCTTCAATCGATATGGAAGTACAGGTTAACAGCTTGAATTCCAATCACGCTGAACGTGATCGTCATATTCTCAGTGAAGACTTTCTCGACGCCAGTGAATATCCAACGGCAACCTTCACATCAACCGGTTTTGAGCCAACGGATGAAAATTCTGGCGTACTGACGGGGGAGTTGACCCTGCGCGGTGAAACCCAGAGCTTTGAAATGCCGGTGACCCTGATGGGTGAGGGCGAAGACCCCTGGGGTAACTATCGCGCTGGTTTTGAAGGCAGCACTGAATTGACCCTGGCAGATTACGGTATCGATATGAGCAGCTTCCCGGAAGCCATGCATACCCTGGAACTTTACGTGACGTTTGAAGGCGTTCGTCAGTAA
- a CDS encoding MATE family efflux transporter yields the protein MAIGVLALLGFQLVDSAFIARLGTAPLAAQSFTFPLSFLIIGVQVGMGIAIAALISRTIGAGENERGKRLGSLVLMMGSGVIALLALLLGLFQDVIFTQLGADETTLGYINRYWWPQLLAAWLGALLYFVYSVFRAHGDTQLPGKMMVLSSAVNLALDPLLIFGVGPWEGLGLPGAAWATTLAFSTGLAITGRRLILRQWLRMTGLYQEALVSSRPFMQIAGPAMIGQLMPPLAAMLAIAVVASMGETHVAAWGLASRLETVSLMVILAMTMSLPPWLGRCYGAGDWGQIHRLMRLALKVALVWQLGLGIVLALLAPWVAAALTSEKAVQDALILLIRFLLPSYAALGICMLVVSAGNALGWPLRSMLLSAARLFICYLPCIWLGSVLGGWLGIAMGAAVGNVLAGLVAWRVLVSILSSPKRKPDQNPSTEDHPGEARSPG from the coding sequence ATGGCGATTGGGGTGCTGGCGCTGCTGGGCTTCCAGCTGGTTGATAGTGCCTTTATTGCCCGCCTGGGCACAGCGCCCCTGGCCGCACAATCCTTTACCTTCCCGCTATCCTTTCTGATTATTGGTGTTCAGGTCGGGATGGGGATTGCGATTGCCGCGCTTATTTCGCGGACAATTGGCGCGGGTGAAAACGAGCGCGGCAAACGCCTTGGCAGCCTGGTATTGATGATGGGAAGCGGCGTGATCGCTCTGCTGGCCCTGCTGCTGGGGCTGTTCCAGGACGTTATTTTCACCCAGCTAGGCGCCGATGAGACAACCCTGGGCTACATCAACCGTTATTGGTGGCCGCAGCTGCTTGCCGCCTGGCTGGGCGCGCTACTGTATTTCGTATACAGCGTTTTTCGCGCCCACGGCGACACCCAGCTGCCCGGTAAGATGATGGTGCTCAGCAGCGCCGTCAATCTGGCGCTGGACCCTTTGCTGATTTTCGGGGTTGGCCCCTGGGAAGGCCTGGGCCTGCCCGGGGCTGCCTGGGCAACAACCCTTGCTTTCTCTACTGGCCTGGCGATTACTGGCCGACGGCTGATCCTGCGCCAATGGTTGAGGATGACGGGGCTTTATCAAGAGGCTTTGGTCTCATCGCGGCCCTTCATGCAGATAGCCGGACCGGCGATGATTGGCCAGTTAATGCCCCCCTTGGCTGCCATGCTGGCGATTGCGGTGGTGGCTTCCATGGGCGAAACCCATGTGGCGGCCTGGGGGTTGGCAAGCCGTCTGGAAACGGTCTCACTGATGGTGATTCTGGCCATGACGATGTCGCTACCGCCCTGGCTCGGGCGCTGTTACGGGGCCGGTGATTGGGGGCAGATACATCGCTTGATGCGGCTGGCCCTGAAAGTGGCGCTGGTCTGGCAACTTGGGTTGGGGATTGTGTTGGCGTTGTTGGCACCCTGGGTTGCCGCCGCCCTGACCAGCGAAAAAGCGGTACAGGATGCCCTCATCCTGTTGATCCGCTTTCTGTTACCCAGTTATGCGGCTCTGGGTATCTGTATGCTAGTGGTGTCAGCGGGCAATGCGTTGGGCTGGCCTTTACGTTCCATGCTGCTGTCAGCCGCGCGGTTATTTATCTGCTATCTGCCATGCATCTGGCTAGGCTCGGTGTTAGGCGGTTGGTTGGGCATAGCCATGGGCGCTGCCGTGGGGAATGTATTGGCGGGGTTGGTCGCCTGGCGAGTGCTGGTCAGTATTCTTTCCAGCCCCAAGCGTAAGCCTGACCAGAATCCGTCAACTGAGGATCACCCCGGCGAGGCGCGCTCACCGGGGTGA
- a CDS encoding NCS2 family permease gives MAASSTPYPWYKKEDTDAFFALFQNNIANFVIIAITMLGMGFPAEIVYGQVLPGAAVAVMAGNFYYAWSASRLARKENRNDVTALSYGISTPVMFVFLFGVLLPAKQLTGDAEMAWKIAVAACFISGAIETSISFIGRWVQYHLPRAAMLGAVAGVALTFIAGEMLFKTLEMPIIGLVVLTLIIVGLVARVSMPFRIPTSLFAIIVGTLMAYLIGDAGSERFSDAFTHLGFYPLVPGLDWYEGLGLLFTSMLAVLTVVLPITLYNAIETINNVEAMEAAGDGYDVRECQAVDGAGTMLGALFGGVFPTTVYIATVGAKWMGAGRGYSLLNGAVYAIATMFGLIAALAAIIPVSVVAPILVFVGISMIATAFQANDTRYYPAVALAMLPYFANYVMTRFNRGAEEVVSDISNAIVLMGQGAMFMAIFLGAITVSVIDHQFRRAAAFALTAAGFSFVGLMHAPKLTLNAAPDFVIGYLVMAAMLVYFEWQQRRSL, from the coding sequence ATGGCAGCAAGCAGCACGCCCTACCCTTGGTATAAAAAAGAAGATACGGACGCCTTCTTTGCGCTTTTTCAGAACAATATCGCCAACTTTGTGATTATTGCCATCACCATGCTGGGAATGGGCTTTCCCGCCGAGATTGTCTATGGGCAGGTGCTGCCTGGGGCGGCGGTCGCCGTCATGGCGGGCAACTTCTACTATGCCTGGAGCGCATCGCGGCTGGCACGCAAGGAAAACCGCAACGATGTCACCGCCCTCTCCTACGGTATTTCCACCCCTGTGATGTTTGTATTTCTGTTTGGCGTGCTCTTGCCTGCCAAACAGTTGACCGGCGATGCGGAAATGGCCTGGAAGATTGCCGTTGCTGCCTGCTTTATCAGCGGTGCCATTGAGACATCCATCAGCTTTATTGGCCGCTGGGTGCAGTACCACCTTCCCCGCGCCGCCATGCTGGGTGCAGTAGCAGGCGTGGCGCTGACCTTTATCGCCGGTGAGATGCTGTTCAAAACCCTGGAAATGCCGATTATCGGCCTGGTTGTGCTAACCCTGATTATTGTTGGTCTGGTGGCACGGGTCAGCATGCCTTTCCGCATACCGACCTCCCTGTTTGCGATTATTGTCGGCACCCTGATGGCTTATCTGATTGGCGATGCCGGAAGTGAGCGATTCAGCGATGCCTTCACTCATCTGGGCTTTTACCCGCTAGTACCGGGACTGGACTGGTATGAAGGGCTAGGGCTGCTGTTTACCAGCATGCTGGCGGTATTGACCGTGGTGCTACCCATCACCCTTTACAACGCCATTGAAACCATCAATAACGTGGAAGCCATGGAAGCCGCGGGCGATGGCTATGATGTCAGGGAGTGCCAGGCAGTGGATGGCGCCGGTACCATGCTGGGCGCCCTGTTTGGTGGGGTCTTTCCGACCACGGTGTATATTGCCACCGTGGGTGCCAAGTGGATGGGCGCCGGACGCGGTTACAGCCTGTTAAACGGAGCTGTTTACGCCATCGCCACCATGTTTGGCCTGATTGCAGCGCTGGCAGCGATCATTCCGGTTTCCGTAGTGGCCCCTATTCTGGTGTTTGTCGGCATTTCGATGATTGCTACGGCCTTCCAAGCCAACGACACGCGTTACTATCCTGCCGTTGCCCTGGCCATGCTGCCCTACTTTGCCAACTACGTGATGACCCGCTTTAACCGTGGCGCGGAGGAGGTGGTCAGTGACATCTCCAACGCCATTGTACTGATGGGACAGGGCGCCATGTTCATGGCGATTTTCCTGGGTGCCATTACCGTCTCAGTGATCGACCATCAGTTCCGGCGCGCCGCCGCCTTCGCGCTGACGGCGGCGGGCTTTTCTTTTGTCGGCCTGATGCATGCGCCCAAGCTGACCCTGAACGCTGCCCCGGATTTTGTGATTGGCTATCTGGTCATGGCGGCCATGCTGGTCTATTTCGAGTGGCAGCAACGCCGTAGCCTGTAA
- a CDS encoding aspartate/tyrosine/aromatic aminotransferase yields the protein MFEHIERVPGDAILGLIEAFKKDTNPQKVDLGVGVYRDENGTTPVMRAVKEAEARLLKNETTKTYIGSHGAPEYGKAVLPMVLGASSPVLEANRASATQSPGGTGALRLAADFIAAQLPDKGIWVSDPTWPNHLGIFSAAGIELQKYPYVDADNRLDFDGMLAAIKQIPQGDVVVLHACCHNPTGFDLSQQQWQTVLEVVRERQLLPLIDFAYQGFGAGLDEDAYGVRLMAEQLDEVIITSSCSKNFGIYCERTGCLIMVAKDAEQMENVRSQVAIVARENYSNPPAHGGSIVSEILHDPELTAMWREELTEMRDRINTLRRDFVEALKPYGLAEKYACVAEQQGMFSYTGLTPEQVDRLRDEFGIYMVRSGRANVAGFSHANLPYLAKAIAAVND from the coding sequence ATGTTTGAGCATATTGAGCGAGTCCCTGGAGATGCCATTCTCGGGCTGATCGAAGCTTTCAAGAAAGATACCAACCCCCAGAAGGTCGACCTTGGCGTCGGGGTTTATCGCGATGAAAACGGCACTACGCCGGTAATGCGCGCTGTCAAGGAAGCGGAAGCTCGCCTGCTCAAGAATGAAACCACCAAGACCTACATTGGTTCCCACGGTGCGCCCGAGTATGGCAAGGCCGTTCTGCCCATGGTGCTGGGCGCCAGCTCACCGGTACTGGAAGCCAATCGTGCCAGCGCCACTCAGTCACCCGGCGGCACCGGTGCCTTGCGCCTGGCGGCAGACTTTATTGCTGCTCAGCTGCCGGATAAAGGTATCTGGGTCAGCGACCCTACCTGGCCGAACCATCTGGGCATTTTCTCGGCAGCCGGCATCGAGCTGCAGAAATACCCCTATGTAGACGCGGATAACCGTCTCGACTTTGATGGCATGCTGGCAGCCATCAAACAGATTCCGCAAGGCGATGTTGTTGTGCTGCATGCCTGCTGCCACAACCCGACCGGCTTTGACCTTTCCCAGCAGCAGTGGCAAACCGTGCTGGAGGTCGTCCGTGAGCGCCAGTTGCTACCGCTGATTGACTTTGCTTACCAGGGGTTTGGTGCGGGGCTTGACGAAGATGCCTACGGCGTTCGCCTGATGGCGGAGCAGCTGGACGAAGTCATTATTACCAGCTCATGCTCCAAGAACTTCGGTATCTATTGCGAGCGTACCGGCTGCCTGATCATGGTCGCCAAAGATGCTGAGCAGATGGAGAACGTGCGCTCCCAGGTGGCTATCGTTGCCCGTGAAAACTACTCCAACCCGCCGGCGCATGGCGGTTCGATTGTCAGTGAAATCCTTCACGACCCAGAACTAACTGCCATGTGGCGCGAAGAACTGACGGAAATGCGCGATCGCATCAATACCCTGCGGCGTGATTTCGTCGAGGCCCTCAAGCCTTATGGGCTGGCTGAGAAATATGCCTGCGTTGCCGAACAACAGGGCATGTTCTCGTACACCGGGTTGACCCCGGAACAGGTTGACCGCCTGCGCGATGAATTCGGTATCTATATGGTGCGCTCAGGCCGTGCCAATGTGGCCGGGTTCTCGCATGCAAACCTGCCCTACCTTGCCAAGGCGATTGCTGCCGTTAACGACTAA
- a CDS encoding 4a-hydroxytetrahydrobiopterin dehydratase — protein MTLEACLKEAEALPEWQIIDRDGIMKLTRRFTFSDFAQALAFTQRVGDLAEQANHHPKITTQWGEARVTWWSHDKGGLCHDDFTLAARTDEVAK, from the coding sequence ATGACCCTGGAAGCTTGCCTGAAAGAGGCTGAAGCGCTTCCAGAGTGGCAGATTATCGACCGCGATGGCATCATGAAGCTGACACGCCGCTTTACCTTTAGCGACTTCGCCCAAGCCCTGGCATTTACCCAGCGGGTGGGAGATCTGGCCGAACAGGCCAACCATCATCCCAAAATCACCACTCAGTGGGGCGAAGCAAGGGTAACCTGGTGGTCCCACGATAAAGGTGGCCTGTGTCATGACGATTTCACTCTTGCCGCCAGAACTGACGAGGTAGCCAAATAA